The Streptomyces pactum genome contains a region encoding:
- a CDS encoding FAD-binding and (Fe-S)-binding domain-containing protein: MGALDLPGPVTRDGAPPPVDTASLRAALRERVDGEVRFDAGSRAAYSTDASNFRQTPIGVVVPRTPEAGAEAVAVAREFGAPVLSRGGGTSLAGQCTNAGVVLDWSKYCTRVESVDTDARTCVVQPGIVLDDLNRQLAPYGLRYGPEPATHANCTIGGMIGNNSCGATAQAHGKVVDNVARLEVLLYDGTRFWCGETGDEEYAEIERQGDLRATVYRRLRTLRDTYADEIRRRFPDIPRRVSGYNLDSLLPEYGFDVAGLLVGSESTLVTVLRAELELVPVVRERTLVVLGFDTIDKAADAVPDVLPHDPIALEGVDARLVRDERIKHLNEKALAELPDGNAYLMVQFGGDTVEEAGARAHRMLDAVHRSEHDADCAFMDDPAHEQDLWQVREAGLGATAHIPGKPDTFEGWEDSAVAPEKLGHYLRRLRALFEEFGYLSDTGPSLYGHFGQGCVHTRIPFGLYTADGVATYRRFMERAADLVVEFGGSLSGEHGDGQSRGELLSRMFGDGLVEAFGRLKAVFDPLDRMNPGKVVAPYGLDENLRLGGDWAPYEPRDLRFRFPHDGGSFSQAANRCVGVGKCRQHTSDGTVMCPSYQVTREEEHSTRGRARLLFEMLDGHGDSAIQDGWRSEAVRDALDLCLACKGCKKDCPADVDMATYKAEFLSHHYEGRPWRRPRSDWSMGWLPALARVVGRTRLAPVVNALTHAPLLSKAAVAVAGVADREVPLFAEQTFEQWFAHHEPDGDGRRGTVLLWPDTFTNHFHPHIGRAAVRVLEHAGWRVELPAEPLCCGLTWISTGQLGTARKILTRTVRGLAEHVRAGGLVVALEPSCTAVFRADAAEMFPGDQDVLRLRDQTVTLSELLTEHSPGYEPPRVPERSARALAQVHCHQHAIMGWDADRELLGRAGVDAERLDSGCCGLAGNFGFERGHLDVSEACAERVLLPRLREEDEATVVLADGFSCRTQIHEFDSGGHEGVHLAELLASALPDASGDPDVPGSAYGTAPGARPVSPGRRAKSLALAGTGLAAAGAATALTRALRRR; encoded by the coding sequence ATGGGTGCCCTGGATCTGCCCGGCCCCGTCACCCGCGACGGGGCACCGCCGCCGGTGGACACCGCATCGCTCCGAGCCGCTCTGCGCGAGCGGGTCGACGGTGAGGTCCGCTTCGACGCCGGGAGCCGGGCGGCGTACTCCACGGACGCCTCGAACTTCCGGCAGACGCCCATCGGCGTGGTCGTCCCGCGTACCCCCGAGGCCGGCGCCGAGGCGGTGGCCGTCGCGCGGGAGTTCGGTGCGCCGGTCCTGTCGCGGGGCGGTGGGACGAGCCTGGCCGGGCAGTGCACCAACGCGGGTGTGGTGCTCGACTGGTCGAAGTACTGCACGCGGGTGGAGTCGGTGGACACCGACGCCCGCACGTGTGTCGTGCAGCCCGGGATCGTGCTGGACGACCTCAACCGGCAGCTCGCGCCGTACGGCCTGCGCTACGGGCCCGAGCCCGCCACCCACGCCAACTGCACGATCGGCGGCATGATCGGCAACAACTCCTGCGGCGCCACCGCACAGGCGCACGGCAAGGTCGTCGACAACGTCGCCCGCCTGGAGGTTCTGCTCTACGACGGCACCCGTTTCTGGTGCGGGGAGACCGGCGACGAGGAGTACGCCGAGATCGAGCGCCAGGGCGATCTGCGGGCGACCGTCTACCGGCGGCTGCGTACCCTGCGCGACACCTACGCGGACGAGATCCGCCGCCGGTTCCCGGACATCCCGCGCCGGGTCTCCGGCTACAACCTGGACTCGCTGCTGCCGGAGTACGGCTTCGACGTCGCCGGGCTGCTGGTGGGCAGCGAGTCGACGCTGGTCACCGTCCTGCGGGCGGAGCTGGAGCTGGTGCCGGTGGTGAGGGAACGCACCCTGGTGGTACTGGGGTTCGACACCATCGACAAGGCCGCCGACGCGGTGCCCGACGTCCTGCCGCACGACCCGATCGCGCTGGAGGGCGTCGACGCCCGGCTGGTCCGCGACGAGCGGATCAAGCACCTCAACGAGAAGGCGCTGGCCGAGCTGCCCGACGGGAACGCCTACCTGATGGTGCAGTTCGGCGGCGACACCGTCGAGGAGGCGGGCGCGCGGGCCCACCGGATGCTCGACGCGGTGCACCGCTCCGAGCACGACGCCGACTGCGCCTTCATGGACGACCCGGCGCACGAACAGGACCTGTGGCAGGTGCGCGAGGCCGGGCTCGGCGCCACCGCGCACATCCCGGGCAAGCCCGACACCTTCGAGGGCTGGGAGGACTCGGCGGTCGCCCCGGAGAAACTGGGCCACTACCTGCGGCGGCTGCGCGCGCTGTTCGAGGAGTTCGGCTACCTGAGCGACACCGGGCCGAGCCTGTACGGCCACTTCGGGCAGGGCTGCGTGCACACCCGGATCCCCTTCGGCCTGTACACCGCGGACGGGGTGGCGACGTACCGGAGGTTCATGGAGCGGGCGGCCGACCTCGTCGTCGAGTTCGGCGGATCGCTCTCCGGCGAGCACGGGGACGGACAGAGCCGGGGTGAGCTGCTGTCGCGGATGTTCGGGGACGGTCTCGTCGAGGCGTTCGGACGGCTGAAGGCGGTCTTCGACCCGCTCGACCGGATGAACCCGGGGAAGGTCGTCGCGCCGTACGGGCTGGACGAGAACCTGCGCCTGGGCGGTGACTGGGCCCCGTACGAGCCCCGCGACCTGCGCTTCCGCTTCCCGCACGACGGTGGGTCGTTCTCCCAGGCGGCCAACCGGTGCGTCGGGGTCGGAAAGTGCCGGCAGCACACCAGCGACGGCACGGTGATGTGCCCGTCGTACCAGGTGACGCGGGAGGAGGAGCACTCCACCCGGGGCCGGGCCCGGCTGCTGTTCGAGATGCTCGACGGGCACGGCGACAGCGCGATCCAGGACGGCTGGCGCTCGGAGGCGGTCCGGGACGCCCTCGATCTGTGTCTGGCCTGCAAGGGGTGCAAGAAGGACTGTCCGGCGGACGTGGACATGGCCACGTACAAGGCGGAGTTCCTGTCCCACCACTACGAGGGACGGCCGTGGCGCAGGCCTCGCTCCGACTGGTCGATGGGCTGGCTGCCCGCGCTCGCGCGGGTCGTGGGCCGCACCCGCCTCGCGCCGGTCGTCAACGCGCTCACGCACGCTCCGCTGCTGTCGAAGGCCGCGGTGGCCGTCGCGGGGGTGGCGGACCGTGAGGTGCCGCTGTTCGCGGAGCAGACCTTCGAGCAGTGGTTCGCTCACCACGAGCCGGACGGCGACGGGCGGCGCGGAACGGTGCTGCTGTGGCCGGACACCTTCACGAACCATTTCCATCCGCACATCGGGCGGGCGGCGGTCCGGGTGCTGGAACACGCCGGCTGGCGGGTGGAGCTGCCGGCCGAGCCGCTGTGCTGCGGACTGACCTGGATCTCCACCGGGCAGCTCGGGACGGCGCGGAAGATCCTGACCCGGACCGTGCGAGGGCTGGCCGAGCACGTGCGGGCGGGCGGCCTGGTGGTGGCGCTGGAGCCGAGCTGCACGGCCGTGTTCCGGGCGGACGCGGCGGAGATGTTCCCCGGCGACCAGGACGTGCTGAGGCTGCGCGACCAGACGGTGACGCTGTCGGAGCTGCTCACCGAGCACTCCCCCGGCTACGAGCCGCCGCGGGTGCCCGAGCGGTCCGCGCGGGCGCTGGCCCAGGTGCACTGCCACCAGCACGCGATCATGGGCTGGGACGCCGACCGCGAACTGCTGGGGCGGGCCGGGGTGGACGCCGAGCGGCTGGACTCCGGCTGCTGCGGGCTGGCCGGCAACTTCGGCTTCGAGCGCGGCCACCTGGACGTCAGCGAGGCGTGCGCGGAGCGGGTGCTGCTGCCGAGGCTGCGGGAGGAGGACGAGGCGACCGTCGTGCTCGCCGACGGGTTCAGCTGCCGCACCCAGATCCACGAGTTCGACAGCGGCGGCCACGAGGGCGTGCACCTGGCGGAGCTGCTGGCCTCGGCGCTCCCCGACGCCTCGGGCGACCCGGACGTGCCGGGCAGCGCGTACGGCACCGCGCCCGGCGCCCGGCCGGTGTCCCCGGGCCGCCGGGCCAAGTCCCTGGCCCTCGCGGGCACGGGGCTGGCCGCCGCCGGCGCGGCGACGGCACTGACGCGAGCTCTGCGACGCCGCTGA
- a CDS encoding DUF7144 family membrane protein: protein MSQHAAPSPGRPTHGADGPWPPRSADRTSDWVTGGVVFAGVLMLLNGALAVLQGIAAIAEDDVYARVGSYVYELNLTGWGIIHVILGALVLATGYGLLKDMSWARFAGIVLASLSLVAQFLFLPYAPVWSVIMMAIDVFVIWALASRQDQAGRRA, encoded by the coding sequence ATGAGCCAGCACGCCGCACCCTCTCCCGGCAGGCCGACCCACGGCGCCGACGGCCCGTGGCCCCCGCGATCGGCGGACCGCACCAGCGACTGGGTGACCGGGGGTGTCGTCTTCGCGGGCGTACTGATGCTGCTGAACGGCGCCCTCGCCGTCCTGCAGGGCATCGCGGCCATCGCCGAGGACGACGTGTACGCCCGCGTCGGCAGCTACGTCTACGAACTCAACCTCACCGGCTGGGGCATCATCCACGTCATCCTGGGCGCCCTCGTTCTCGCCACCGGTTACGGCCTGCTCAAGGACATGTCCTGGGCGCGTTTCGCGGGCATCGTCCTGGCCTCGCTGAGCCTCGTCGCCCAGTTCCTCTTCCTGCCGTACGCGCCCGTCTGGTCCGTGATCATGATGGCGATCGACGTGTTCGTGATCTGGGCCCTGGCCAGCCGCCAGGACCAGGCCGGCCGACGGGCCTGA
- a CDS encoding chloride channel protein, whose amino-acid sequence MTSRPEPANAVPARAEQSLRRTLLGPGYLRLLLLCVLLGVPIALACFFFVGLQHEFQHWVWTSLPEAAGYDAPPWWWPLPALVLAGLVLAPIVTRLPGGGGHLPVNGLGGAPVGPRALPGAVLAALATLPLGVVLGPEAPLMAVGSGLALLAVRRAGAAGDPRASAILATAGSTAAISTILGGPVAAAVLLIEGAGLGGAQLVVLLLPCLLASAAGAVVFTGFGQWTGLKIGGLALHDVPPGANPDAGDFLWGVPTAALIAVLVTLARELGHRTVSWTRHRTAVRTVACATAVGVCIAAYALITGRSPAEAALSGQATLARLAADPHAWSVGALVALVVCKGLAWGIALGSLRGGPIFPAVLLGTATAMACSGLPGFGATPALALGISAASAAVTGLPLASSVLAVLLVGGDAYDQMPLIVTASVVAFVVAQLVHRTGPDRKPGPGSASGPATETAR is encoded by the coding sequence GTGACCTCTCGGCCCGAGCCGGCGAACGCGGTGCCGGCCCGGGCCGAGCAGTCCCTGCGGCGCACCCTGCTCGGCCCCGGCTATCTGCGGTTGTTGCTGCTGTGCGTGCTGCTGGGCGTGCCCATCGCGCTGGCCTGCTTCTTCTTCGTCGGTCTCCAGCACGAGTTCCAGCACTGGGTGTGGACGTCGCTGCCGGAGGCGGCCGGGTACGACGCCCCGCCCTGGTGGTGGCCGCTGCCCGCGCTGGTGCTGGCCGGGCTGGTCCTGGCGCCGATCGTGACCCGGTTGCCGGGTGGCGGCGGCCATCTGCCGGTGAACGGGCTGGGCGGCGCGCCCGTCGGCCCGCGCGCGCTGCCCGGCGCCGTCCTGGCGGCACTCGCCACGCTGCCGCTCGGTGTGGTGCTGGGCCCTGAGGCCCCGCTGATGGCCGTCGGCAGCGGGCTCGCCCTGCTGGCGGTGCGGCGGGCGGGGGCGGCCGGAGACCCGAGGGCGAGCGCGATCCTGGCGACGGCCGGCTCCACCGCGGCGATCTCCACCATCCTCGGCGGACCGGTGGCGGCGGCGGTGCTGCTCATCGAGGGGGCGGGCCTCGGCGGTGCGCAGTTGGTCGTCCTGCTGTTGCCCTGTCTGCTGGCCAGCGCGGCGGGCGCCGTGGTCTTCACCGGCTTCGGTCAGTGGACCGGCCTGAAGATCGGCGGGCTGGCCCTGCACGACGTGCCGCCGGGCGCCAACCCGGACGCGGGCGACTTCCTGTGGGGCGTGCCCACGGCGGCACTGATCGCCGTACTGGTCACGCTGGCCCGCGAGCTGGGCCACCGCACCGTCTCCTGGACACGGCACCGCACCGCCGTCCGCACCGTGGCCTGCGCCACGGCGGTCGGCGTCTGCATCGCCGCGTACGCTCTGATCACCGGGCGTTCCCCGGCGGAGGCGGCGCTGTCCGGACAGGCCACCCTCGCTCGGCTCGCCGCGGACCCGCACGCCTGGTCCGTGGGCGCGCTGGTCGCGCTCGTCGTCTGCAAGGGACTGGCCTGGGGCATCGCGCTGGGCAGCCTGCGCGGCGGCCCGATCTTCCCGGCCGTACTGCTGGGCACGGCGACGGCCATGGCCTGCTCCGGCCTCCCCGGCTTCGGCGCGACCCCGGCCCTCGCCCTCGGGATCTCCGCCGCGTCGGCCGCGGTGACCGGGTTGCCGCTGGCCAGCTCCGTGCTGGCGGTGCTGCTGGTCGGCGGGGACGCGTACGACCAGATGCCGCTGATCGTCACCGCGTCGGTCGTCGCCTTCGTCGTCGCCCAACTGGTGCACCGGACCGGACCGGACCGGAAACCGGGCCCGGGATCGGCATCGGGCCCGGCCACGGAGACGGCACGGTGA
- a CDS encoding potassium channel family protein, with product MPWLVRAGIAAVVVVAYFLLPLDLLGPRRPVLSWLLFALLLTAVAALLLRQIRHVLLERPDTRPGVVITLLIVLSVHVFSAAYYALAKQPDEFTGLRTRVDALYFTVVTLATVGYGDITPRGQAARVVTVLQITYSFVFLTAAATALAQRMRDVVVRRTERDRSG from the coding sequence CTGCCCTGGCTGGTGCGGGCCGGTATCGCGGCCGTCGTGGTCGTGGCCTACTTCCTGCTTCCCCTCGACCTTCTGGGCCCGCGGCGGCCCGTGCTGAGCTGGCTGCTGTTCGCCCTGCTGCTGACCGCCGTGGCGGCGCTGCTGCTCCGGCAGATCCGCCACGTCCTCCTCGAGCGCCCGGACACCCGGCCCGGTGTGGTCATCACCCTGCTGATCGTCCTGTCCGTGCACGTCTTCTCGGCCGCGTACTACGCCCTCGCCAAGCAGCCGGACGAGTTCACCGGCCTGCGCACCCGCGTCGACGCGCTGTACTTCACCGTGGTCACGCTCGCCACCGTCGGCTACGGGGACATCACGCCGCGGGGCCAGGCCGCGCGGGTCGTGACGGTGCTGCAGATCACCTACAGCTTCGTGTTCCTCACCGCCGCCGCCACCGCGCTGGCCCAGCGGATGCGCGACGTGGTGGTCCGGCGGACGGAGCGGGACCGGTCCGGCTGA
- a CDS encoding energy-coupling factor ABC transporter permease: MHIAEGFLPPAHAIAWGVASAPFVVHGVRSLTREVREHPESTLLLGASGAFTFVLSALKLPSVTGSCSHPTGTGLGAILFRPPVMAVLGTITLLFQALLLAHGGLTTLGANVFSMAVVGPWAGYGVYRLLRRYDVPLMVTVFCGAFVADLSTYCVTSVQLALAFPDPGSGFLGALGKFGSIFAVTQIPLAVSEGLLTVVVMRLLVQSSKGELARLGVLSAKSGKTTSGEPEAVAR, from the coding sequence ATGCACATAGCCGAGGGCTTTCTGCCACCGGCGCACGCGATCGCCTGGGGTGTCGCGTCCGCGCCGTTCGTCGTACACGGAGTACGTTCACTCACCCGTGAGGTCAGGGAGCATCCGGAGAGCACCTTGCTCCTCGGCGCCTCCGGGGCCTTCACGTTCGTCCTGTCGGCGCTGAAACTGCCGTCCGTCACCGGGAGTTGTTCGCACCCGACCGGAACCGGCCTGGGCGCCATCCTCTTCCGTCCGCCGGTCATGGCGGTGCTGGGCACCATCACCCTGCTCTTCCAGGCGCTGCTGCTGGCGCACGGCGGGCTGACCACGCTCGGCGCCAACGTCTTCTCGATGGCGGTCGTCGGCCCCTGGGCCGGGTACGGCGTCTACCGGCTGCTGCGCCGGTACGACGTGCCGCTGATGGTCACGGTGTTCTGCGGGGCGTTCGTCGCCGACCTGTCCACCTACTGCGTCACCAGCGTGCAGTTGGCGCTGGCGTTCCCGGACCCGGGCAGCGGGTTCCTGGGCGCGCTCGGCAAGTTCGGGTCCATCTTCGCCGTCACGCAGATCCCGCTCGCGGTGAGCGAGGGGCTGCTCACGGTGGTCGTGATGCGGCTGCTGGTGCAGTCCAGCAAGGGTGAACTCGCCCGGCTGGGCGTCCTGTCGGCCAAGTCCGGCAAGACCACGTCCGGTGAGCCGGAGGCGGTGGCCCGATGA
- a CDS encoding energy-coupling factor ABC transporter substrate-binding protein produces MSRNAKINALLLLAVAVLAVLPLVLGLGDHKEEPFAGADAEAETAITEIEPDYEPWFSPLYEPPSGEIESALFAVQAAIGAGVLAYYFGLRRGRRQGEERAAAALRDAPAGSLAAGTSPAGDAPTGD; encoded by the coding sequence ATGAGCCGCAACGCGAAGATCAACGCCCTGCTGCTGCTCGCGGTGGCCGTGCTCGCGGTGCTGCCCCTGGTACTGGGGCTCGGCGACCACAAGGAGGAGCCGTTCGCCGGCGCCGACGCCGAGGCGGAGACGGCGATCACGGAGATCGAGCCGGACTACGAGCCGTGGTTCTCACCCCTGTACGAGCCGCCGTCCGGGGAGATCGAGTCGGCGCTGTTCGCCGTGCAGGCCGCGATCGGCGCGGGAGTGCTGGCCTACTACTTCGGGCTGCGCCGGGGCCGTCGCCAGGGCGAGGAGCGGGCCGCGGCGGCGCTGCGGGACGCCCCCGCGGGCAGCTTGGCCGCGGGGACGTCCCCCGCGGGCGACGCCCCCACGGGCGACTGA
- the cbiQ gene encoding cobalt ECF transporter T component CbiQ, giving the protein MLPIDAAAHSSHWRRRHPVDKAVLALGLTVLAISLPPWPGAALVLVTALAVLLGPARVPGRRLWRAYRVPLGFCVTGALPLLVRVGGPGGFLTAADGGPVRAGELLLRTSAASLGVLLFAFTTPMSDLLPRLVRAGVPAPVVDVALVTYRMSFLLLDSVRRVREAQASRLGHTTRAAAWRSLGGLGATAFVRAFDRAARLQTGLAGRGYDGTLRVLVPEARVSVPFTAASVALLAALAALTLVLEGPLS; this is encoded by the coding sequence GTGCTGCCGATCGACGCGGCGGCGCACAGCAGTCACTGGCGCCGCCGCCATCCCGTGGACAAGGCCGTGCTCGCACTGGGCCTGACCGTGCTCGCGATCTCGCTGCCGCCCTGGCCCGGGGCGGCGCTGGTCCTGGTGACGGCGCTCGCCGTGCTCCTCGGCCCGGCGCGGGTGCCCGGGCGCCGGCTGTGGCGGGCGTACCGCGTGCCGCTGGGCTTCTGCGTGACCGGCGCGCTGCCGCTGCTGGTGCGGGTCGGTGGCCCGGGCGGGTTCCTGACGGCGGCGGACGGCGGCCCGGTGCGCGCCGGTGAACTGCTGCTGCGTACCTCGGCGGCCTCCCTCGGGGTGCTGCTGTTCGCGTTCACCACGCCGATGTCCGACCTGCTGCCCCGCCTGGTGCGGGCCGGGGTGCCCGCGCCGGTCGTCGACGTGGCGCTGGTGACGTACCGCATGAGCTTCCTGCTGCTGGACTCCGTGCGCCGGGTCAGGGAGGCGCAGGCCTCGCGGCTGGGGCACACCACCCGGGCCGCCGCCTGGCGTTCGCTCGGCGGCCTGGGCGCGACGGCGTTCGTACGGGCCTTCGACCGGGCGGCGCGGCTCCAGACCGGACTGGCGGGGCGCGGCTACGACGGCACCCTGCGCGTCCTGGTGCCCGAGGCCCGCGTCTCGGTGCCCTTCACGGCGGCGAGCGTCGCGCTGCTGGCGGCGCTGGCCGCCCTCACCCTCGTACTGGAAGGGCCGTTGTCGTGA
- a CDS encoding ATP-binding cassette domain-containing protein translates to MVVLRGASFAYEEGPDVLAGLDFTVREGRALALLGRNGSGKTTLMRLLSGGLRPRTGTLSVGGEPVTYDRKGLTRLRTTVQLVVQDPDDQLFAASVAQDVSFGPLNLGLSHTEVRSRVGEALAALDITALADRPTHLLSYGQRKRTAIAGAVAMRPRVLILDEPTAGLDPDGQERLLATLDRLRAGGTTVVMATHDVDLALRWSDDAALLTPAGVHTGPTAPTLARTELLRQAGLRLPWGVAAARLLRAQGLLADSAAGPRTAEELAALTD, encoded by the coding sequence CTGGTCGTGCTGCGGGGCGCGTCCTTCGCGTACGAGGAGGGGCCGGACGTGCTCGCCGGCCTGGACTTCACGGTGCGAGAGGGGCGCGCGCTCGCGCTGCTGGGCCGCAACGGCAGCGGCAAGACCACGCTGATGCGGCTGCTCAGCGGCGGACTCAGGCCGCGCACGGGGACGTTGTCGGTCGGCGGGGAGCCGGTGACGTACGACCGCAAGGGACTGACCCGGTTGCGGACCACGGTGCAGTTGGTGGTGCAGGACCCGGACGACCAGTTGTTCGCGGCGTCGGTGGCCCAGGACGTGTCCTTCGGCCCGCTGAACCTGGGCCTGTCCCACACGGAGGTCCGGTCCCGGGTCGGGGAGGCGCTCGCCGCCCTGGACATCACGGCGCTCGCCGACCGGCCCACCCACCTGCTGTCGTACGGGCAGCGCAAGCGGACCGCGATCGCCGGGGCCGTGGCGATGCGGCCCCGGGTGCTGATCCTGGACGAGCCGACCGCCGGACTGGACCCGGACGGCCAGGAACGGCTGCTCGCCACCCTCGACCGGCTCCGCGCGGGCGGCACCACCGTGGTGATGGCCACCCACGACGTCGACCTCGCCCTGCGCTGGTCCGACGACGCCGCCCTGCTCACCCCAGCCGGTGTGCACACCGGCCCGACGGCCCCGACCCTGGCCCGCACCGAACTGCTGCGGCAGGCCGGGCTGCGGCTGCCGTGGGGTGTCGCGGCGGCCCGGCTGCTGCGCGCCCAGGGTCTGCTGGCGGACTCGGCGGCGGGCCCCCGGACCGCGGAGGAGCTGGCCGCCCTGACCGACTGA
- a CDS encoding MFS transporter, whose translation MPLLAATPVEKMTGPYTRRWWALLVLCLSLLIVVMANTSLIVAAPAMTADLGLSSSDLQWVIDGYTVPYAALMLVLGSIGDKYSRRGALITGLVIFAGGSVMGSLVDETALVIAARAIMGVGAAVVMPATLSLLVAVFPKGERARAITAWTATSGLAIAVGPLVAGWLLEDHAWGSTFLVNVPIAVAAVVGALLLVPPSKAAGVGRIDYVGGLLSIVSVGSLVYASIEGPHFGWGAGPVAAAVVAGVGLVAFVAWELRHPHPMLNVRRFLLRPFSGSMLAVLFFFFGTYGAIYYATQFLQFVLGYGALETGVRLLPLAGAVFVGAAVTGKLTPKLGVRAMVGSGMVIGTVGVFLLVLIEKDSTYADFLAPMLLLGLAIGLSVSPATDTIMGSFPESELGVGGGANDTALELGGSLGIAVLGSLLGTAYRDELAGLVGDRLPAAALDTAQDSVGGGLAVAERLATNPAAGPRQAEALADAVNQAFAHGVATTSLVGGIIMAAGALIVIAVLPGRRSTRQGAAEKPAEARDAEYSDSAR comes from the coding sequence ATGCCCCTCCTAGCCGCCACACCCGTCGAGAAGATGACCGGGCCCTACACACGGCGCTGGTGGGCGCTCCTCGTGCTGTGCCTGAGCCTGCTGATCGTCGTCATGGCCAACACGTCCCTGATCGTGGCCGCGCCGGCCATGACCGCCGACCTGGGCCTGAGCAGCAGTGACCTGCAGTGGGTCATCGACGGCTACACCGTCCCGTACGCCGCGCTGATGCTGGTGCTCGGCTCGATCGGCGACAAGTACAGCCGCCGCGGGGCCCTGATCACCGGCCTGGTGATCTTCGCGGGCGGTTCGGTGATGGGCAGCCTGGTGGACGAGACGGCGCTGGTCATCGCGGCTCGGGCGATCATGGGTGTCGGTGCCGCCGTCGTCATGCCCGCCACGCTGTCGCTGCTGGTCGCGGTCTTCCCCAAGGGGGAGCGGGCCCGCGCCATCACGGCCTGGACCGCCACCTCCGGCCTCGCCATCGCGGTCGGTCCGCTGGTCGCGGGCTGGCTTCTGGAGGACCACGCCTGGGGCTCGACCTTCCTGGTCAACGTCCCCATCGCGGTCGCCGCCGTCGTCGGTGCGCTGCTCCTCGTCCCGCCGTCCAAGGCGGCCGGCGTGGGCCGGATCGACTACGTGGGCGGCCTGCTCTCCATCGTCTCCGTCGGCAGCCTGGTCTACGCGAGCATCGAGGGCCCGCACTTCGGCTGGGGCGCCGGCCCGGTCGCCGCGGCCGTCGTAGCGGGTGTCGGCCTGGTGGCCTTCGTGGCCTGGGAGCTGCGCCACCCGCACCCCATGCTGAACGTGCGCAGGTTCCTGCTGCGGCCCTTCAGCGGCTCGATGCTGGCGGTGCTGTTCTTCTTCTTCGGCACCTACGGCGCCATCTACTACGCCACGCAGTTCCTGCAGTTCGTGCTCGGCTACGGAGCCCTGGAGACCGGCGTACGGCTGCTGCCGCTGGCCGGGGCCGTGTTCGTCGGCGCCGCGGTGACCGGGAAGCTGACCCCGAAGCTGGGCGTGCGGGCCATGGTGGGCTCCGGCATGGTGATCGGCACCGTCGGTGTCTTCCTGCTGGTCCTCATCGAGAAGGACTCCACCTACGCCGACTTCCTGGCCCCGATGCTGCTGCTCGGCCTCGCGATCGGGCTGAGCGTGTCCCCGGCCACCGACACCATCATGGGCTCGTTCCCGGAGAGCGAGCTGGGCGTCGGAGGCGGCGCCAACGACACCGCGCTGGAACTCGGCGGCTCGCTGGGCATCGCCGTACTGGGTTCCCTGCTCGGCACCGCCTACCGGGACGAACTCGCCGGCCTGGTCGGAGACCGGCTCCCGGCCGCCGCCCTGGACACCGCCCAGGACTCCGTGGGCGGCGGGCTGGCCGTCGCCGAGCGGCTCGCGACGAACCCCGCCGCCGGACCGCGGCAGGCCGAGGCCCTCGCCGACGCCGTGAACCAGGCCTTCGCCCACGGCGTCGCCACGACCAGCCTGGTCGGCGGGATCATCATGGCCGCAGGTGCCCTGATCGTCATCGCCGTCCTCCCCGGCCGCCGCAGCACCCGGCAGGGGGCGGCGGAGAAGCCGGCCGAGGCCCGGGACGCGGAGTACAGCGACTCGGCCCGGTGA
- a CDS encoding TetR/AcrR family transcriptional regulator: MTKPVAREPQRRNARSNRARILATARRELGRNPDTTLEELARAAGVVRRTLFGHFPGRAALLEALAEEASQVLRSAMAAGADRVGPAEPAERALAHFVLLMWPVGDRYRMLLALARHDLGVERVAEILAPARAEVTAILERGQRDGVFPDHLPPAVLSAGLEAMTVALLEQVNTGALEDDGTRVAVAQLIAAGVPERRARAVVGDVAPTVSAEAVPDE, translated from the coding sequence GTGACCAAGCCCGTTGCCCGTGAGCCGCAGCGACGCAACGCGCGGTCCAACCGGGCGCGCATCCTGGCCACGGCCCGCCGGGAGCTGGGGCGGAACCCGGACACCACGCTCGAGGAGCTGGCCCGGGCCGCCGGCGTCGTGCGGCGGACCCTCTTCGGCCACTTCCCCGGGCGCGCGGCGCTGCTGGAGGCCCTCGCGGAGGAGGCCTCCCAGGTGCTGCGGAGCGCGATGGCCGCCGGTGCGGACCGGGTGGGGCCCGCCGAGCCGGCCGAGCGCGCGCTCGCGCACTTCGTGCTGCTGATGTGGCCCGTGGGCGACCGCTACCGGATGCTCCTGGCGCTGGCCCGGCACGATCTGGGCGTGGAGCGCGTGGCCGAGATCCTGGCCCCGGCCCGGGCCGAGGTCACCGCCATCCTGGAGCGGGGGCAACGGGACGGTGTCTTCCCGGACCACCTGCCGCCGGCCGTACTGAGCGCCGGTCTGGAGGCGATGACGGTCGCCCTGCTGGAGCAGGTCAACACCGGCGCGCTGGAGGACGACGGCACCCGGGTCGCGGTCGCCCAGCTCATCGCCGCCGGTGTCCCGGAACGGCGGGCCCGGGCGGTGGTCGGGGACGTGGCACCGACGGTGAGCGCGGAGGCCGTCCCGGACGAGTGA